From Solidesulfovibrio carbinoliphilus subsp. oakridgensis, the proteins below share one genomic window:
- a CDS encoding M15 family metallopeptidase, which produces MPRRIAPPLFLLVSLTLGLALAGPTLAQSGPPALSAQARRDLAVLATAYPGIIAAIEVAPDGRATVALTDGTRLAYDDGRPRTEEEALENPDLRTMLAKPYPLGPVTSEPPLWFSPGRRRVEPLFLALYGHNQAEVRANCRPMPFLGQTMLVNTRFGAAEAFGRAEAALRRLVAADPGMKRFLLPASGGIVWRVVAGTDRLSVHSFAAAVDVSPKGNPYWRNLPRGKNMLAVRQAFPATVVAAFEREGFIWGGKWAEFDIMHFEYRPELILLARLARGESVPLADIGPLVRPVR; this is translated from the coding sequence ATGCCCCGCCGCATCGCCCCGCCGCTTTTCCTGCTCGTCTCTCTGACTTTGGGCCTGGCCCTGGCCGGCCCGACCCTGGCCCAGTCCGGCCCGCCCGCCCTAAGCGCCCAGGCCCGGCGCGATCTGGCCGTGCTGGCGACAGCCTACCCCGGAATCATCGCCGCCATCGAGGTCGCCCCGGACGGCCGGGCCACGGTCGCGCTCACCGACGGCACGCGCCTGGCCTACGACGACGGCCGGCCCCGGACCGAGGAGGAGGCCCTCGAAAACCCGGACCTGCGGACCATGCTGGCAAAGCCCTATCCGCTGGGACCGGTCACGAGCGAGCCGCCGCTGTGGTTCTCGCCGGGCCGGCGGCGGGTGGAGCCCCTGTTCCTGGCCCTCTACGGCCACAACCAGGCCGAGGTCCGGGCAAACTGCCGGCCCATGCCGTTTCTCGGCCAGACCATGCTCGTTAACACCCGCTTCGGCGCGGCCGAGGCCTTCGGCCGGGCCGAAGCGGCCCTGCGCCGACTGGTGGCCGCCGACCCGGGGATGAAGCGGTTCCTGCTGCCGGCCTCCGGCGGCATCGTCTGGCGGGTGGTGGCCGGCACGGACCGGTTGTCGGTCCACTCCTTTGCCGCGGCCGTGGACGTGAGCCCCAAGGGCAACCCGTACTGGCGCAACCTGCCGCGCGGGAAAAATATGCTCGCCGTGCGCCAGGCCTTTCCGGCGACCGTGGTCGCGGCCTTCGAGCGGGAGGGATTCATCTGGGGCGGCAAGTGGGCGGAATTCGACATCATGCACTTCGAGTACCGGCCGGAGCTGATCCTGCTGGCCCGCCTGGCCCGGGGCGAATCGGTGCCGCTTGCCGACATCGGGCCGCTGGTGCGACCGGTCCGTTGA
- a CDS encoding FAD-binding and (Fe-S)-binding domain-containing protein: protein MSERTPHISLPLERLVPRVLDIAASELETWPEDAKNLAVAVAGELFLVRANPFVNPGDVKASVEKRLADANPKSWGEYPRTIRKAYKAFWDVYEADGRFRDNLVERLRQFLPHEDVVTAPHSLVECSTDATDLRMEMPLCMLLPESGDHIRHILRLANELEFAIIPRGGGSGLTGGAIPAHRRSVILSLSKFKNILSIDTEARTLCAQTGVITLTAIKAAEAKGLLFTVDPASKAASSLGGNIAENAGGPFAFEYGTTLDNIISYKMVEATGEEIEVRRVDHPRHKIRPEETAVFEVVDGDGAVRDVIRLPGNQIRGVNLGKDVSNKYLGGLPGVQKEGVDGIITEACFVLYPIPRYSRTLCLEFFGRSMKNAMCVIRDVVGLRNRIREEGDAVKISALEEFNSKYVRAINYAKKSTQYEGDPISVLLLQLDSDDEDAMLRAAADIVDIVDPYDNVDVFEAKDAKTAELYWEDRHKLSAISKRTSGFKINEDVVIPLSVVPEFAEFLEDLNLHCIARAYRTALQNASRLHGLPASDEFIAMELEFCDRVLRGRITARELSDSEVEVQTHYFFTDLASRYPRLKDRLAAIHAEMSATRIEVASHMHAGDGNCHVNIPVNSNDPDMMRQAWEAAERVFETVTTLGGAVSGEHGIGITKIAFLAQDKIDALRAYKKRVDPKNIINPGKLTTRKLDVEPYTFSFNRLIRDLEKTALPDKDTLISILSGIQFCNRCGKCKQVCPMFAPQHGMLYHPRNKNISLGALIEAIYYSQITHGEPDPGLLDKLRRLTDHCTACGKCTGVCSVKIESGKVALGLRNFLDQQGCGGHPIKHKLLSYLVEDVATRAPKAAKLAAYGQQFHNKAMPLLPGFWRNRIENPGLRGPNPSLGLRNLTERLDLDKGSIFIPQEGREAPETVLYFPGCGASLFSSTIGMAAVHLLLRAEVAVLIPHRHLCCGYPLLAAGMGEAYRTNREKNRAALAALLEEAARMGLNPTHCLTSCGTCREALEEHELKTLRPNLVHRDVTQFLLGRLDFPAPSEAEAAVPILYHAACHSEWADVPKTKGAEMYRASVAQVTGRPVALSPFCCGESGMGAMTTPDIYNRLRDRKRATLAENLAEAPEAMPILVGCPSCKMGIQRILMEMRDKHQVMHTLEFLAEALDGPKWKKLLRKNAKDARVRG from the coding sequence ATGTCGGAGCGAACGCCCCATATTTCCCTTCCCCTCGAGCGGCTGGTGCCGCGTGTCCTCGATATCGCCGCAAGCGAGCTGGAAACCTGGCCCGAAGACGCGAAAAACCTGGCCGTGGCCGTGGCCGGCGAACTGTTCCTGGTCCGGGCCAATCCATTCGTGAACCCGGGCGACGTCAAGGCCTCGGTGGAAAAACGGCTGGCCGACGCCAACCCCAAGTCCTGGGGCGAGTATCCGCGCACCATCCGCAAGGCCTACAAGGCCTTCTGGGACGTGTACGAGGCGGACGGCCGGTTTCGCGACAACCTGGTCGAGCGGCTCCGGCAGTTTCTGCCCCACGAGGACGTGGTCACGGCCCCCCATTCCCTGGTCGAGTGCTCCACCGACGCCACGGACCTGCGCATGGAGATGCCCCTTTGCATGCTCCTGCCCGAGTCCGGGGACCACATCCGCCACATCCTGCGCCTGGCCAACGAGCTCGAATTCGCCATCATCCCGCGCGGCGGCGGCTCGGGCCTGACCGGCGGGGCCATCCCGGCCCACCGGCGCTCGGTGATCCTCAGTCTCTCCAAGTTCAAGAACATCCTGTCCATCGACACCGAGGCCAGGACGCTGTGCGCCCAGACCGGGGTCATCACCCTGACGGCCATCAAGGCCGCCGAGGCCAAGGGCCTGCTTTTTACCGTGGACCCGGCCTCCAAGGCCGCCTCGTCCCTTGGCGGCAACATCGCGGAAAACGCCGGCGGCCCGTTCGCCTTCGAATACGGCACCACCCTCGACAACATCATCAGCTACAAGATGGTCGAGGCCACGGGCGAGGAGATCGAGGTCCGGCGGGTCGATCACCCGCGCCACAAGATCCGCCCCGAGGAGACGGCCGTGTTCGAGGTCGTGGACGGGGACGGTGCGGTGCGCGACGTGATCCGGCTGCCGGGCAACCAGATCCGGGGGGTGAACCTCGGCAAGGACGTGTCCAACAAGTACCTGGGGGGCCTGCCCGGCGTGCAGAAAGAGGGCGTGGACGGCATCATCACCGAGGCCTGTTTCGTTCTCTATCCGATTCCCCGGTATTCCCGGACGCTGTGCCTGGAGTTTTTCGGCCGGTCCATGAAAAACGCCATGTGCGTCATCCGCGACGTGGTGGGCCTTAGAAACCGCATCCGCGAGGAAGGCGACGCGGTCAAGATTTCGGCCCTGGAAGAGTTCAACTCCAAATACGTCCGGGCCATCAACTACGCCAAGAAGTCCACCCAGTACGAAGGCGACCCCATCTCGGTCCTGCTCCTGCAGCTCGACTCCGACGACGAGGACGCCATGCTGCGGGCTGCGGCCGACATCGTGGACATCGTCGATCCCTACGACAACGTGGACGTGTTCGAGGCCAAAGACGCCAAGACCGCCGAGCTCTACTGGGAGGACCGCCACAAGCTGTCGGCCATCTCCAAGCGGACGTCGGGATTTAAAATCAACGAGGACGTGGTCATTCCGCTGTCCGTGGTGCCGGAATTCGCCGAATTTCTCGAAGACCTGAATCTCCACTGCATCGCCCGGGCCTACCGCACGGCCTTGCAAAACGCCAGCCGCCTGCACGGCCTGCCGGCCTCGGACGAATTCATCGCCATGGAGCTGGAGTTCTGCGACCGGGTGCTGCGCGGCCGGATCACGGCCCGGGAGCTGTCCGACTCGGAAGTCGAGGTCCAGACCCACTATTTCTTCACCGACCTCGCCTCGCGCTACCCGCGCCTCAAGGACCGTCTGGCCGCTATCCATGCCGAGATGTCCGCCACCCGCATCGAGGTGGCCAGCCACATGCACGCCGGCGACGGAAACTGCCACGTCAACATCCCGGTCAACTCCAACGACCCGGACATGATGCGCCAGGCCTGGGAAGCGGCCGAGCGGGTCTTCGAGACCGTGACCACGCTCGGCGGCGCGGTCTCGGGCGAGCACGGCATCGGCATCACCAAGATCGCCTTCCTGGCCCAGGACAAGATCGATGCCCTGCGGGCCTACAAAAAGCGGGTGGACCCGAAAAACATCATCAACCCGGGCAAGCTGACCACCCGCAAGCTCGATGTCGAGCCCTACACGTTCTCGTTCAACCGGCTCATCCGCGACCTCGAAAAGACGGCCCTTCCGGACAAGGACACGCTGATCTCCATCTTGAGCGGCATCCAGTTCTGCAACCGCTGCGGCAAGTGCAAGCAGGTCTGCCCCATGTTCGCGCCGCAGCATGGCATGCTCTACCATCCGCGCAACAAGAACATCAGCCTCGGCGCCTTGATTGAAGCCATCTACTATTCGCAGATCACCCACGGCGAACCCGATCCCGGCCTGCTCGACAAGCTGCGCCGGCTGACCGACCACTGCACGGCCTGCGGCAAGTGCACGGGCGTCTGCTCGGTCAAGATCGAATCCGGCAAGGTGGCCCTCGGGCTGCGCAATTTCCTGGACCAGCAGGGCTGCGGCGGACATCCCATCAAACACAAGCTCCTGTCCTACCTGGTCGAGGACGTGGCCACCCGCGCCCCCAAGGCGGCCAAGCTCGCGGCCTACGGCCAGCAGTTTCACAACAAGGCCATGCCGCTCCTGCCCGGGTTCTGGCGGAACCGCATCGAGAACCCCGGCCTTCGCGGCCCCAACCCGTCCTTGGGCCTTCGCAACCTGACCGAGCGCCTGGACCTGGACAAGGGCTCCATCTTCATCCCCCAGGAAGGGCGCGAGGCCCCGGAAACGGTCCTCTATTTTCCGGGCTGCGGGGCATCGCTTTTTTCGAGCACCATCGGCATGGCTGCCGTGCACCTGCTCCTGCGGGCCGAGGTCGCGGTCCTCATCCCCCACCGGCATCTCTGCTGCGGCTATCCGCTCCTGGCCGCCGGCATGGGCGAGGCCTACCGGACCAACCGCGAGAAGAACCGCGCCGCCCTGGCCGCCCTCCTCGAAGAGGCCGCGCGGATGGGGCTCAACCCCACCCACTGCCTGACCAGCTGCGGCACCTGCCGGGAGGCCCTGGAGGAGCACGAACTCAAAACCCTGCGCCCGAACCTCGTCCACCGGGACGTCACCCAGTTCCTGCTCGGCCGCCTGGATTTCCCCGCGCCGTCCGAGGCCGAGGCCGCGGTGCCCATCCTCTACCACGCCGCCTGCCACAGCGAATGGGCCGATGTGCCGAAGACCAAGGGCGCGGAGATGTACCGGGCCAGCGTCGCCCAGGTGACGGGCCGGCCGGTCGCGCTCTCGCCTTTCTGCTGCGGCGAGTCCGGCATGGGGGCCATGACCACGCCGGACATCTACAACCGGCTGCGCGACCGCAAGCGGGCCACCCTGGCCGAGAATCTGGCCGAAGCGCCCGAGGCCATGCCCATCCTGGTCGGCTGCCCGTCCTGCAAAATGGGCATCCAGCGCATCCTCATGGAAATGCGCGACAAGCATCAGGTCATGCACACCCTGGAATTCCTGGCCGAGGCCCTGGACGGCCCGAAGTGGAAGAAGCTTTTGCGCAAAAACGCCAAGGACGCCCGGGTCCGGGGATAA
- the ruvX gene encoding Holliday junction resolvase RuvX — MPKILAIDYGQARVGLAVSDPEGRMAFPFATVAWQTRDALFRELLDVITSQGIAAIVVGYPARAGGDESLTGRQVRKFVARLSRRTDLPIVLVDEAHSTEEAAEQLREAGLSGPALSARVDAQAAAVILTRYLRGGALCCDPSCSDSSSSSS, encoded by the coding sequence ATGCCGAAAATTCTTGCCATCGACTACGGACAGGCCCGGGTGGGGTTGGCTGTCTCCGATCCCGAGGGCCGGATGGCCTTCCCCTTCGCCACCGTGGCCTGGCAGACGCGCGACGCCTTGTTTCGGGAACTCCTTGACGTTATCACCAGCCAGGGCATCGCTGCCATCGTGGTCGGCTACCCGGCCCGGGCCGGCGGCGACGAAAGCCTGACCGGACGGCAGGTCCGCAAGTTCGTGGCCAGGCTCTCCCGGCGCACGGATCTGCCCATCGTACTCGTCGACGAGGCCCATTCCACCGAAGAAGCGGCCGAACAACTGCGCGAGGCCGGACTGTCCGGCCCCGCACTCTCGGCCCGGGTCGATGCCCAGGCCGCGGCCGTGATCCTTACGCGCTACCTGCGCGGCGGAGCGTTATGCTGCGATCCCTCTTGCTCGGATTCTTCCTCGTCGTCCTCGTGA
- the mltG gene encoding endolytic transglycosylase MltG, with protein sequence MLRSLLLGFFLVVLVTAGLVGYRAYDFLAVSPESPGQPKIVYIEQGQSFEAVANMLVAEGVLRDATGFRLLAKATDKGGRVKAGEFEVSTGWTPMRLLDYLTTAKGVQHRLAAPEGLTMRQIARLAEEAGLCSQAAFLKAASDPELLKKYNIPASNAEGFLFPNTYLFTRKRGDDGTYVVEAMLKEFWKQADFVWPTAKPAGKDLLAVVTLASLVEKETGVDAERPRVAGVFLNRLAKGMLLQTDPTIIYGLGDKFNGNLTRAHLEDPTNLYNTYTRPGLPPGPICSPGLKSLQAVTAPEIHDFYYFVATGEGEHKFSKTLDEHVNAVNKYQRGRRGKAQP encoded by the coding sequence ATGCTGCGATCCCTCTTGCTCGGATTCTTCCTCGTCGTCCTCGTGACGGCCGGCCTCGTCGGCTACCGCGCCTACGACTTCCTGGCCGTGTCGCCCGAGTCGCCGGGACAGCCGAAAATCGTCTACATCGAACAGGGCCAGTCCTTCGAAGCCGTGGCCAACATGCTCGTGGCCGAAGGCGTGCTGCGCGACGCCACGGGCTTTCGCCTCCTGGCCAAGGCCACGGACAAGGGCGGCCGGGTCAAGGCCGGCGAGTTCGAAGTCAGCACCGGCTGGACGCCCATGCGCCTGCTCGACTACCTGACCACGGCCAAAGGCGTGCAGCACCGCCTGGCCGCGCCCGAAGGCCTGACCATGCGCCAGATCGCCCGGCTGGCCGAAGAAGCCGGCCTCTGCTCCCAGGCCGCCTTCCTCAAAGCCGCCAGCGACCCGGAACTGCTCAAGAAATACAATATTCCGGCCAGCAACGCCGAAGGCTTCCTCTTTCCCAACACCTACCTCTTCACCCGCAAGCGCGGCGACGACGGCACCTACGTCGTCGAAGCCATGCTCAAGGAATTCTGGAAGCAGGCCGACTTCGTCTGGCCCACCGCCAAACCCGCCGGCAAGGACCTCCTCGCCGTCGTGACGCTCGCCTCCCTCGTGGAAAAGGAAACCGGCGTGGACGCCGAACGGCCACGCGTGGCCGGTGTGTTCCTGAACCGTCTGGCCAAAGGCATGCTGCTCCAGACCGATCCCACCATCATCTACGGCCTCGGCGACAAGTTCAACGGCAACCTGACCCGGGCCCACCTCGAAGACCCCACCAACCTCTACAACACCTACACCCGCCCCGGCCTGCCCCCGGGCCCCATCTGCTCGCCCGGCCTCAAATCCCTGCAGGCCGTCACCGCCCCGGAGATCCACGACTTCTACTACTTCGTCGCCACCGGCGAAGGCGAACACAAATTCAGCAAGACCCTCGACGAGCACGTCAACGCCGTCAACAAGTACCAGCGGGGACGTCGCGGCAAGGCGCAGCCGTAG
- a CDS encoding hydrogenase small subunit, whose translation MNFSVGLGRDDAEKRLEQNGVSRRDFMKFCATVAAAMGMGPAFAPKVAQALTGKHRPSVVWLHNAECTGCTEATLRTIKPFIDSLILDTISLDYQETIMAAAGEAAEDALHKAIESPDGFYLVIEGGLPTIDGGNWGMVSGHPMFETTKKIAPKAKGVICIGACACYGGIQKAKPNPSQAKGVTEGLGIKTINIAGCPPNPINFVGAVVHVLEKGIPELDDNGRPKIFFGELVHDNCPRLPHFEASEFAPSFESEEAKKGYCLYELGCKGPVTYNNCPKVLFNQVNWPVQAGHPCIGCSEPDFWDTMTPFYEQG comes from the coding sequence ATGAACTTTTCCGTGGGTCTTGGCAGGGATGATGCGGAAAAACGGCTTGAGCAGAACGGCGTCTCCCGCCGCGACTTCATGAAATTTTGCGCCACCGTCGCCGCGGCCATGGGCATGGGCCCCGCCTTTGCGCCCAAAGTGGCCCAGGCCCTGACGGGCAAACACCGTCCGTCCGTGGTCTGGCTGCACAACGCCGAGTGCACCGGCTGCACCGAGGCGACGCTGCGCACGATCAAACCCTTTATCGATTCCCTCATCCTCGACACCATCTCCCTGGATTACCAGGAGACCATCATGGCCGCCGCCGGCGAAGCCGCCGAGGATGCCCTGCACAAGGCCATCGAATCCCCCGACGGATTCTACCTGGTGATCGAGGGCGGCCTGCCCACCATCGACGGCGGCAACTGGGGCATGGTCTCCGGGCACCCGATGTTCGAGACCACCAAGAAAATCGCCCCCAAGGCCAAGGGCGTCATCTGCATCGGCGCCTGCGCCTGCTACGGCGGCATCCAGAAGGCCAAGCCCAATCCGAGCCAGGCCAAGGGCGTCACCGAGGGTCTCGGCATCAAGACCATCAACATCGCCGGCTGCCCGCCCAACCCCATCAACTTCGTCGGCGCCGTGGTCCATGTTCTTGAAAAGGGCATCCCGGAACTCGACGACAACGGCCGTCCGAAAATCTTCTTCGGCGAACTGGTCCACGACAACTGTCCGCGCCTGCCCCACTTCGAGGCTTCCGAATTCGCGCCTTCCTTCGAATCCGAAGAGGCCAAGAAAGGCTACTGCCTCTACGAACTCGGCTGCAAAGGTCCCGTGACCTACAACAACTGCCCGAAAGTGCTGTTCAACCAGGTCAACTGGCCCGTCCAGGCCGGCCACCCCTGCATCGGATGCAGCGAGCCGGATTTCTGGGACACCATGACCCCGTTCTACGAGCAGGGCTAG
- a CDS encoding nickel-dependent hydrogenase large subunit: protein MAESKPTPQSTFTGPIVVDPITRIEGHLRIMVEVENGKVKDAWSSSQLFRGLEIILKGRDPRDAQHFTQRACGVCTYVHALASTRCVDDAVKVNIPGNARMMRNLVMASQYLHDHLVHFYHLHALDWVDVTNALKADPQKAAKLAASIAPARPGNSAESLKAVQDKLKAFVATGQLGIFTNAYFLGGHKAYYLPPEVDLIATAHYLEALHLQVKAASAMAILGGKNPHTQFTVVGGCSNYQAMTKDPLANYLALTKEVCQFVNDVYIPDLLAVAGFYKDWGGIGGCTNYMAFGEFASDESSPEKHMASSYFPAGVIMNRDLGKVDGVDLGAIYEDVKYSWYTPGADGLHPYDGVTDPKYTKLDDKDHYSWMKAPRYKGNAMEVGPLARTFIAYAKGQPEFKKVVDMVLGKLSVPATALHSTLGRTAARGIETAIVAANMETWIKEFADSSAKDNTLCAKWEMPDEAKGVGLVDAPRGALSHWIRIKGKKIDNFQLVVPSTWNLGPRGAKGDKSPVEEALIGTPIADPKRPVEILRTVHAFDPCIACGVHVIEPETNEILKFRVS from the coding sequence ATGGCTGAGAGCAAACCCACGCCGCAATCCACCTTCACCGGCCCCATCGTGGTCGACCCCATTACCCGGATCGAAGGTCACCTGCGGATCATGGTCGAGGTGGAAAACGGCAAGGTCAAGGACGCCTGGAGCTCCTCGCAGCTCTTCCGCGGCCTCGAAATCATCCTGAAGGGCCGCGATCCCCGCGACGCCCAGCACTTCACCCAGCGCGCCTGCGGCGTGTGCACCTACGTCCACGCCCTGGCCTCCACCCGGTGCGTCGACGACGCCGTCAAGGTCAACATCCCGGGCAACGCCCGCATGATGCGAAACCTCGTCATGGCCTCCCAGTACCTGCACGACCACCTCGTCCACTTCTACCACCTGCACGCCCTCGACTGGGTGGACGTGACCAATGCCCTGAAGGCCGATCCGCAAAAGGCCGCCAAACTGGCCGCCTCCATCGCCCCGGCCCGCCCCGGCAACTCCGCCGAGTCCCTCAAAGCCGTCCAGGACAAGCTCAAAGCCTTCGTGGCCACCGGACAGCTCGGCATCTTCACCAACGCCTACTTCCTCGGCGGGCACAAGGCCTACTACCTGCCGCCCGAGGTCGATCTCATCGCCACGGCCCACTACCTGGAAGCCCTGCACCTCCAGGTCAAGGCCGCCAGCGCCATGGCCATTTTGGGCGGCAAAAACCCCCACACCCAGTTCACGGTCGTGGGCGGCTGCTCCAACTACCAAGCCATGACCAAGGATCCCCTCGCCAACTATCTGGCCCTGACCAAAGAAGTCTGCCAGTTCGTCAACGACGTCTACATCCCGGACCTCCTGGCCGTGGCCGGCTTCTACAAGGACTGGGGCGGTATCGGCGGCTGCACCAACTACATGGCCTTCGGCGAATTCGCCTCTGACGAAAGCTCGCCCGAAAAGCACATGGCCAGCTCCTACTTCCCGGCCGGCGTCATCATGAACCGCGACCTCGGCAAGGTCGACGGCGTCGACCTCGGCGCCATCTACGAGGACGTCAAATACTCGTGGTACACGCCCGGCGCCGACGGCCTGCACCCCTACGACGGCGTCACCGATCCGAAGTACACCAAGCTCGACGACAAGGACCACTACTCCTGGATGAAGGCCCCCCGCTACAAGGGCAACGCCATGGAGGTCGGTCCCCTGGCCCGTACCTTCATCGCCTACGCCAAGGGACAGCCGGAGTTCAAAAAGGTCGTGGACATGGTCCTCGGCAAGCTCTCCGTCCCGGCCACGGCCCTGCACTCGACCCTCGGACGCACCGCCGCCCGCGGCATCGAGACCGCCATCGTCGCCGCCAACATGGAGACCTGGATCAAGGAATTCGCCGACAGCTCGGCCAAAGACAACACCCTTTGCGCCAAATGGGAAATGCCCGACGAGGCCAAGGGTGTCGGCCTGGTCGACGCCCCCCGCGGCGCCCTGTCCCACTGGATCCGCATCAAGGGCAAAAAGATCGACAACTTCCAGCTCGTCGTGCCCTCGACCTGGAACCTCGGCCCCCGCGGCGCCAAGGGCGACAAGAGCCCGGTCGAGGAAGCCCTGATCGGCACGCCCATCGCCGACCCCAAGCGCCCGGTCGAGATCCTGCGCACGGTCCACGCCTTTGACCCCTGCATCGCCTGCGGCGTGCACGTCATCGAGCCCGAGACCAACGAGATCTTGAAGTTCCGCGTGAGCTAA
- a CDS encoding HyaD/HybD family hydrogenase maturation endopeptidase, with amino-acid sequence MTEAPKKILILGVGNILYTDEGVGVRAVERLLETYEFSDNVTLMDGGNLGMRLMQPLMDADYCIVLDAVLGGDAPGTIYRLTGEDLRKSLAFKDSMHQSDLVDTLIYCELIGKRPDTVVIGMEPFDFKNMAVELSPTIDERLPAMCDIALKELADAGGVATPKA; translated from the coding sequence ATGACCGAGGCCCCCAAAAAAATCCTCATCCTCGGCGTCGGCAACATCCTCTACACCGATGAGGGCGTCGGCGTCCGGGCCGTGGAACGGCTCCTTGAGACCTATGAATTTTCCGACAACGTCACCCTCATGGACGGCGGCAACCTCGGCATGCGCCTCATGCAGCCGCTCATGGACGCCGACTACTGCATCGTCCTCGACGCCGTGCTCGGCGGCGACGCGCCAGGCACCATCTACCGCCTGACCGGCGAAGACCTCCGCAAATCCCTGGCCTTCAAGGACTCCATGCACCAGTCCGACCTCGTCGATACCCTCATCTACTGCGAACTCATCGGCAAAAGGCCCGATACCGTGGTCATCGGCATGGAACCCTTCGACTTCAAGAACATGGCCGTCGAACTCTCCCCCACCATCGACGAACGCCTGCCCGCCATGTGCGACATCGCCCTCAAGGAACTCGCCGACGCCGGCGGCGTCGCCACGCCCAAGGCGTAA
- a CDS encoding putative sulfate exporter family transporter: MAEKKWLTEDKLALILGLIVFGLSMLNFGGVDPLGWAVKINVWTDASKIFSAATGAYKDMAGLLSLVLTWVFLTAMLAFGVKALGGDPKRFAMSFALVFFISYCCFALGNYATIAATPDQLKKFNLTWAMGLTGEAGFIIALVVGILIGNFFPGLAARMKDALKPEMYVKIAIVILGAELGVKSVDALGLASSVIFRGLCAIVEAYLIYWALVYYISRKYFKFSREWAAPLASGISICGVSAAIATGGAIRARPIVPIMVSSLVVVFTCVEMLILPFVAQHWMYGEPMVAGAWMGLAVKSDGGAIASGVITDALIRAQAFAMDGVKYQEGWVTMAATTIKIFIDVFIGVWAFILAAIWCTMIECKPGERMKFGVILDRFPRFVLGYVITFVIMLLLCAQGGDMLKFGKTAIADTGPFRSIFFILTFFTIGVVSNFKKLWDEGIGKLALVYVVSLFGFIIWIGLFISWLFFHGVKPPLAS, encoded by the coding sequence ATGGCGGAAAAGAAGTGGCTGACAGAAGACAAGCTGGCCCTGATCCTGGGGCTGATCGTTTTCGGCTTGTCCATGCTCAATTTCGGCGGCGTGGATCCGCTGGGCTGGGCCGTCAAGATCAATGTCTGGACCGATGCGTCGAAAATCTTTTCGGCCGCCACGGGCGCCTACAAGGACATGGCCGGACTGTTGAGTCTGGTCCTGACCTGGGTGTTCCTGACGGCCATGCTGGCCTTTGGCGTCAAGGCCCTGGGCGGCGACCCCAAACGGTTCGCCATGAGCTTCGCGCTGGTTTTTTTCATCAGCTATTGCTGCTTTGCGCTCGGCAACTACGCGACCATCGCGGCCACGCCCGACCAGCTCAAGAAGTTCAACCTGACCTGGGCCATGGGGCTGACCGGCGAGGCCGGGTTCATCATCGCCCTCGTGGTCGGCATCCTGATCGGCAACTTCTTTCCCGGGCTTGCGGCCAGGATGAAGGATGCGCTCAAGCCCGAGATGTACGTCAAGATCGCCATCGTCATCCTTGGCGCGGAACTGGGCGTCAAGTCCGTGGACGCCCTGGGCCTGGCTTCGTCGGTCATTTTCCGGGGCCTTTGCGCCATCGTCGAGGCCTATCTCATCTACTGGGCCCTGGTCTATTACATCTCCCGGAAATACTTCAAGTTCAGCCGTGAATGGGCGGCTCCGCTCGCTTCCGGCATCTCGATTTGCGGCGTGTCGGCCGCCATCGCCACCGGCGGGGCCATCCGGGCCCGGCCCATCGTTCCCATCATGGTCTCCTCCCTGGTCGTGGTCTTCACCTGCGTCGAAATGCTCATCCTGCCGTTCGTGGCCCAGCACTGGATGTACGGCGAGCCCATGGTGGCCGGCGCCTGGATGGGCCTGGCCGTCAAGTCGGACGGCGGGGCCATCGCGTCCGGCGTCATCACCGATGCGCTCATCCGGGCCCAGGCCTTTGCCATGGACGGCGTCAAGTACCAGGAAGGCTGGGTGACCATGGCGGCCACCACGATCAAGATCTTCATCGACGTCTTCATCGGCGTGTGGGCCTTTATCCTGGCGGCCATCTGGTGCACCATGATCGAGTGCAAGCCTGGCGAACGCATGAAGTTCGGCGTGATCCTCGACCGTTTCCCGCGTTTCGTCCTCGGCTACGTCATCACCTTCGTGATCATGCTGCTCCTGTGCGCCCAGGGCGGGGACATGCTGAAGTTCGGCAAGACCGCCATTGCCGACACCGGCCCCTTCCGGTCCATCTTCTTCATCCTGACCTTTTTCACCATCGGCGTGGTGTCGAACTTCAAGAAATTGTGGGACGAGGGCATCGGCAAGCTGGCCCTGGTCTATGTCGTCAGCCTGTTCGGATTCATCATCTGGATCGGGCTGTTCATCTCCTGGCTCTTTTTCCACGGGGTCAAGCCGCCCCTGGCGTCGTAG